The genome window ACCAAACGAATTGGTCTGCTTACTGTTTGTTATCCATATGTATGTAGTTCTTCAGGGTCAGTTAGGAATTCTGCCCTGAAGTATCGTAGGCTTGAATAATTTGTTGCACTAATGTATGACGGACCACATCAGATTGCTGCAGGTATATCATGCCAATACCTTTCACATTCTTTAAGATCCCACAAGCTGTTTCAAGACCAGATTGTTTGCCTTTCGGAAGATCAATCTGAGTTAAGTCACCATTTATCACCATTTTTGAGCCGAAGCCTAGTCTTGTTATAAACATCTTCATTTGCTCTCTTGTTGTATTCTGCGCCTCATCCAAGATCACAAATGCATCGTCGAGTGTCCTGCCACGCATATACGCAAGTGGTGCTACTTCAATGGTTCCACGTTCCATTAATCTTGTTGTTTGCTCAACTCCAAGAACATCATGCAACGCATCATACAAAGGTCTTAAGTAAGGATCAACCTTTTCCTTTAAGTCACCTGGCAAGAACCCCAGACTTTCACCTGCTTCAACCGTTGGCCTTGTCAGGACAATCCTTTGTACGGCACCGTCTTTTAAAGCGTTAACTGCCATCACTACAGCTAAGTAGGTTTTCCCCGTTCCGGCGGGACCAATTCCAAACGTCATATCTTTTTTACGGATCTGTGTTACATAATGTTTTTGTCCAAGCGTTTTGGCACGAATAACCTTACCTTTTACAGAAGTCGCTATTTTTTCATCATATAGCTCGTATAGCTCATCCAATTGGCCTTTTTTGGCTAGTCCGCAAGCATAGACAACATCTCGTTCAGATACACTTAAACCTTTTCTTAAAAGGTGTAGCAGCGTTTGAAACACATCTGCCGTCTGTTTGATGCCTTCTTCGCTTCCTGTTACAGTCACCTCTTCACCTCTAGTGACTATTTGAACAGCTAAAGCTTCTTCTACCTTCTTTATATGTGAATCGTTTGGACCAAATAATAATTGTGTTTCATTTGTGTTTTTTGGCTCTAGATGGAGCATCTTGGTTTCTGACAAATCGCCTCAATCTCCTTGGATAATCGGTTTTTCCTTCGTAATATCTTCTATAACTTGATAGTGTATCGTTAGCTTCACTTTACCATTGTCAATGGATTCGTGCAAAAGTTTTCCGCTTTTGATCTCAGCATCTAAAGGGATCTGATTCATTAGTTCTTGTTCAGCTTGTTTCATTCCGATTTGCTTAGCCTCATCCTCCGTATACGTACGTTTATAGGAGTGGGTTTCATGAATTTCTCTATGTTTTAGCGCAACAGGAACTTCCAGCCAAATACATTTAAGGTTTTAACCTCTTCAAATTCTTGAACATTCTGGTATTTCGGCTTGCCAAAACCCCAAATCGGCACGTTAAAGTCATTAAAAGAAACAAAATAACGCGATGAGTGCTTGCCAGTTAATGTGGTAAACGAAGCCTCTAATGGAACGGTTACATTAGAAGTGTACCATATTTCTCCTAATACTTGTCCTTTTGTTGGCACGGTTTGTTGACTTTTTTTATTTGTGCCAATTATACCTGAGACTAAAAGATCTCCTGGCTGAACAAAGTCATTCACTTTCACTTCTGCATGACCATGTTCCACAAACATTTTGTAAATAACTGCTTTTTTCTTAGCTACTAAATGGCGTGGACTTAATAACTCAGCTTCTTCAGGCAGTTGATGTTCAACAATTTCAAATTCATAAATGGTGCCTTTTTGCCTGACTCCAATCCAGGTAGCGTCAGTTACTCTTTGTTGCATTTCCTGTTGAATTTTTTCCACAGGAGGAAGTGTCATTTGAAATGTGCCACGTTTGATCCCAAGTTCTAATGCAGCATTCTCTACTTCATTAGCTATTTTAGGTGACCCTCCTTTTACCTGTATACCCCAGACCATCTGAGAACATACCAGTATCAGAATGAAGAAGCTTACTACACCTAAGGTAAAACCAGTACGTTTTTTCATTTTTGCTATTAAAAATGGTCCACCTCTTCTTTTTTTAAAGAACATTTTGCATTCAAATTTTTTTAATAAAGACCTCATCATAGGAACATCTTCAAGCGCCAAATAAAAACCTAATCGATTTTCATCCATTTTTCTAATTGACCAAATAGCTAGTCCTTTATTTAAGCATGCATTTAACAGACGTTCCGTATAAACGCCTGTTATTTCAACAAATACGAATCCTTTAATATGCTTCATCCATTGATTTATCATATTTTCCTCCTTGTATATCCTCGTCTATAGTTAGGAGTCTTTATTTGTCTCATTGACATAAATAACTTGATCTATCCTTCCTTCTAGTAAAAGCTCTTCGGGGAAGATTGTTTTAATAACAAATTGATCTCCTTTTATCAGTACTTGGCCTTGCTTCAGCAATAGTCTTAGTTCCGTTTTCGAAAAACGTAACACTCCTTTATGGTTCTCAATATAGATATGCAATTGACCAATCATTGTAATTCTGGGCAGGTCCATCATGACATCTGCGGGAAGCTGCATATGCTGCATCATCCATTTCCGTACAGGTCCCATCAGTTTTCCCATGCACCATTCCCCCTCCATGTATGCTTATGTCATAAGAAAGGTGGATATCACCTGATTTTCGATACAGAAATTATGGGAACAGAAAAATATACTGAGATGTATGAGGATAACTCTAGAGTCAAGGAAGGAGAATTGTTAATTACTATGCTCACTGGATGTGGGGAAGTCTCGTCGGGAGTGCGTTGAACTAACTAATATAAATTACTTTTTGCTGAGGACATGCTGGGAATTGAGAGAAGGATGAGATGAAAATTCTTGTTTCAACTACTCTCCATCATTTTGATTTGGAGATCTATTGTTTCACTTTGGGCTCCATCGTTTTAATTCGGGAGGCTATCGTTTCACTTTGGGCTCCATCGTTTCAATTCAGGGGGCTATCGTTTCACTTTGGGCTCCATCGTTTCAATTCAGGGGGCTATCGTTTCACTTTGGGCTTCATCGTTTCAATTCAGGGGGCTATCGTTTCACTTTGGGCTCCATCGTTTCAATTCAGGGGGCTATCGTTTCACTTTACTTTCCATCGCCCCACTTTCACTCTCCGGAAATTTCACAAGTAACTCAACCCTACTTAAAAATCACAAAAAACATGGTTGGCTCTTATTTTTGATAATAAAAAAAACCGAAGCATCATGTTGTGAGTTAACCAACATAATGCTTCGGTTCTTAAATAGCTAGAACATTTCAGTTTTATTTTTGACGAGGCGGTGCAAATGATTGATGTGGGTTTCTGGAACGTGGTTTCCCTAGTACCTCTGCCCACACAACAGCTTTCATTGCTTCTTTGCTTGAGATATTCTTAAAGTTTAAATCAAGCTCCGACGATCTCGTCAAATCCTGGTTTGCAGCACTTACGCTTAATTGCTTTGAAGCTTTTTGTTGAGCTTCCTGTTTCTTTTTCTTCATTTCTTCTAAGCGTTGATACATCTCATCACGAGCATCTGGCTCTCTATGCTGTGACGGTGCATAAGTTTCTTGATTTTGCTCCTTAGGTTCAACTCGAGTTGGTTCAGTCTTCACTTCTTCTTGATTAAAGATGTCGCGCCAGTCAATTTTGCCTGGTTCTTCTTTAGCAGAAGTGGGCTGATGCTGCCCTTGTTGGTTTTGTCTTTGGTTGGTTTGCTGTCCACCTTTAGCCATTCGACCTAATAAACTAACTAGACCAAATATAGCTATCACTAAATAAAGTGGGTTAGAAAACAATAATGAAATCAGCTGTTCCAATGATAATCCCTCCTTTGCAAAGGAAAGGCAATTTAGTTGTTGTCTTTATTTGTGTCATTGTCATCTGTTGATTTACTGATTGAATCTCTCATATCCGTATCGGCCATGACATTTTGATAATTCATGTAATCCATGACACCCATACGTCCTGAACGTAATGCTTCTGACAAGGCTAATGGTACTTCTGCCTCTGCCTCCACAACTTTCGCACGCATTTCTTCTACACGGGCTCTCATTTCTTGCTCTTGTGCAACAGCCATCGCACGACGTTCTTCTGCTTTTGCCTGTGCAATGTTTTTATCTGCTTCAGCTTGGTCTGTTTGTAGTTCCGCACCGATGTTCTTACCGATATCAATATCAGCAATATCAATTGATAGGATTTCAAATGCTGTACCGGAATCTAAGCCTTTTGAAAGAACAGTTTGTGAGATCATGTCTGGATTTTCAAGGACTTTTTTGTGATTATGTTGAGAACCAATTGTTGATACGATTCCCTCACCAACACGGGCGATAACTGTATCTTCACAAGCACCCCCAACTAGACGATCAATGTTTGCACGAACGGTAATTCTTGATTTAGCTTTGATTTCAATCCCGTCCATAGCCACACCAGCAATAAATGGTGTTTCAATTACTTTTGGATTTACACTCATTTGTACTGCCTCTAAAACGTCACGTCCAGCTAAATCAATCGCTGCCGCACGCTCAAATGGTAATTCAATGTTCGCACGTTGTGCAGCAATTAGTGCGTTAACAACACGGTCAACGTTACCACCTGCTAAATAGTGACCCTCAAGTCTTGAGGTATCCAAATCAATACCTGCTTTAACTGCTTTGATTAATGGATTTACTACTCGTGCAGGTACAACCCGACGAAGCCTCATTCCAATTAGTTCAAAGATACTGATTTTTACTCCTGCTGCAATGGCTGAAATCCATAGTGCAACAGGAACAAAAGTGAATAGTACAGCAAGAAGTATGATTACAACTGCTATAGCGATGAGAATAAATATTGTTCCTTCATCAAATGGCATCCTTTATTCCTCCTTATGATTTTGGTCAGGCTTCACTTCACGAACCACAATGCGTGATCCAGAAGTGTAGACAACCTTTAGTAAGCTACCTTGTTCAATATATCCACCCTCTGATACAACGTCAAGACGTTCTTCACCAAACTGAGCCGAACCACCTGGTCTCAGTATAGTCAAAGCCCTGCCATGCATAGAGATTAGCTCACTTTGTGTTTCATTTGAAATATATCCTTCTTCGGTTGTTGTTGCTGCATCTAAAACCATCTTCTTCCAAGGACCTCGGTTACCAAGATACCTAAACAAGGTAACAGCCGCTACGATTGATACAGCTAATGCTACCCCAATTGCTAAGAGCATAGTAGCCGTCGAGAAGGATGCTAGGAACATGCCACCAATCATTGCAGCTACACCAAGCACCCCAAAAACCCCAAAACCTGGAACAAAAATCTCAATCACAATGAGAACGACACCAACAGCAAAGAGAATAATGGCTTCCCATCCTGCAAAACAGCAAATAAATGGCCGAAGAAAAAGAGCCCAAGAGCTGAAAGTCCTACCATTCCTGGTATACCAAATCCCGGAGTATATAACTCAAGCACTAATCCAAGACTCCCTAGTGTCAAAAGAATAGGAATTACAATTGGATTTGTTACAAATCGAGCAATTTTTTCAGCAAAGCTTACCTCTGAATACTCGATAGCTGCACCTTCTAATCCAACATCATCCAAGGCAAGCAATTCTTCAATTGAACTTGCTGTTCCTTCTGAGTAGCCAACTTCAATTGCATCTGCTGCACCTAAAGTTAAGAATGTACCTTCTGGAGAGTTATACTTAGGAAGATCATGATTCGTGCTAGCCATGGCTAATGCAAAAGCAGGATTACGACCATTTTTTTCTGCGGCATTTTTCATTTGATTTAACCAGTACGATTGTGCCTTATCCTCAGCCGCATTCCCTGAACCATCAATCACACCAGCTGCACCCATACTACCTTGAGGGTGCATGACAATACGATCTGCATTCAAAGCAATATACGCGCCAGCTGAGATTGCATCCGGGTTTACGTAAGCAGTAATCTCTGTTTCTGTCTGATTTAATAGTTGAGCAATATTTCCTGCAGCATCAACAGCACCACCTGGGGTATCAATATCAAGGATAATATGGTCAGCCCCATTACTTTCAGCATCAGAGAGAGCACGCTCAAGAAATTTTTCAAGCCCTCGTTCAACCGTCTGCTCTATCGGAATCACAAAAACAGTTGATTGATCATCTTCTGTATCTGCCACCATAAAGAGTTGAACAGGAACAAGTAAAAAACCAAGGAAAATAGCAGCAAGTGACAAGGACAATATTGCCTTACTACTCCAATTCACCTTCTCCCCCCTCTCCAGTCGTATGATAATAGTATGTACGTATGAGCAAGCGTTTGGTTTCAACTTATTATTCACAAATATTTTATTTATAATAATAAATGTGTAAATACACTGGTTCCACCTTTTTCTACTCCTTCTAAGTGTAGCACGGATAAAGCAATCGATTCCACTTTTGTGAGGTGACGCTTTCATGACAGTTTAACAAACGACAAAAAGCCGGCCTCACAAGGAGACCGACTTTGAATAACATTTAATTATGATAATGATTCTAGAACAAGACGATTAATAACAGATCCATCTGCCTTACCTTTAACCTTAGGCATAATGGCGCCCATTACCTTACCCATGTCCGATTTTTGCGAAGCACCGGTTTCGGCAATCGTTTCTGTAACAATTTGTCGTACTTCTTCCTCAGTAAGCTGCTCGGGCAAATATTTATGAAGAATAGCAATTTCCTCACGTTGCCGTATCGCCAGATCTTCACGACCTGCCTGCTCAAACTCATGGAGGGAATCCTTGCGCTGTTTAAGCTCACGATTCAGCACCGTTAGGCTATCTTCTTCAGATAAATCATGTCCCAATTTAATCTGCTCATTCTGAATAGAAGCTTTAACCATACGTATTACAGAAAGTTCTAGTTTGTTTTTACTCTTCATCGCCAACTTCATATCCTGGTTTAACCAATCAAGAAGAATCAGGTGAATCCACCCTCTCAAAAGAAACTACTTAGAATTTACGTTTTCTAGCGGCTTCTGATTTCTTTTTACGTTTCACACTAGGCTTTTCATAGTGCTTACGCTTTTTAACCTCAGCCATCGTTCCCTCTTTAGAGATAGACTTCTTAAAGCGACGAAGTGCAGCATCAATCGATTCGTTTTTGCGAACGCGAGTTTCTGCCATGATATTTCCCTCCCTCCGAAAACAACCAAGCTCAAGACGCATTCGTTACCTAATACACGTCTTTAACTATTATAATATATATGATTATAATCGGTCAACACTAATTCGGCAACCCTAAACCTTTAATTTGTGCGTTTTCATCATCTTTTCTTTTCAATTTAAACACTATACATGAAACTCAGCTCTTGTCCATAGATATGATAAAGAGGTGAAGGCATGTTCACAGAGATTAGTACCCGATTCATCGCATATTTAGCGATATTTTTATTTGGCCTTATTGTAATGAGACACGGTTTGTTTCAGCTTGCTCAGGCAAAATTGCAAGTATTACTTACAGAAATAACGAATTCAGCATGGAAAGGAATGTTAGCTGGTATTTTCATTACTGCTCTTCTACAAAGTAGTTCAGCCGTTATGGTGATGCTTGTAGGATTAGTTGCTGCCCGCTTAATCCCTTTTACTCATACAATTGGAGTGATACTTGGAGCCAACATTGGAACAACCGTCACAGCTGAACTCATCACTTTCCAAATTGGTTCTCATGCTTTGTGGCTGTTAGCTGTTGGCATGCTCTTATTACTATTTCGTTATGCAATCTGCTATTCAATGGGCTGTCTCTGCGTTGGTCTAGCTTGTTTATTTTTGTCGATGAGTGGATTATCATCATTGGCCGAACCAGTCTCCACTTTTTCATTTACACAAGACCTTTTCCAGTGGGCAGCTTCGCATTCTGCATATGGAGCCATTCTTGGTGCCATTTTAGCAGCTATTGTTCAATCGAGTACGGCATGTATCGCGATTGCAATGGGTTTTTTAGCAGACCAAAGTATGACGCTACCTACAGCCATCGCAATTATGATTGGTTCTAATATTGGCACATGTTTAACTGCTCTTTTGGCGAGCATTGGTGCTGGGCCATCTGCACGACAGGTAGCCTATGCAAACATTTGGCTAAATGCACTAGGAGCTATTTTATTTCTGCCGTTTATTAATGGACTGGCTTCAATTTCCATGATGTTATCATCAGACCCTGCGACTCAATTGGCGCATTCAAGTGTATTGTTTAATGTAATCTGCTCAATTCTACTTCTCCCACTTGTAAGACCGTTTACGTGGTTTGTTAGCGCTTTGCATGGCAATAGACTGTAAGAACTCCTCCTATAAGTCATAAAAAAGGAGTAGCTGACAAGATAAAATGTCTGCTACTCCTTTACATATGTTTGTCCGTCTTACTTAATAACTGCTCCCGCCTTGCTGACCGTTCATTATGGCCACACCAGAGCTTGCACCTATTCGATTAGCACCAGCTTGAATCATTTGTTCTGCATCTTCTAGGCTTCTTACGCCACCAGAGGCTTTTACACCAATGTTAGGTCCGACTGTTTCGCGCATTAATTGAATATCTGCTACAGTCGCTCCACCAGTTGAAAAACCAGTCGATGTTTTAACAAAGTCAGCTCCTGCTTTAACGGAGATTTCACAAGCCACTTTTTTCTCTTCATCCGTCAGTAAGCATGATTCAATAATCACCTTAACCAACGCGTGACCTTCTGCAGCTTGAACAACAGCATGTATATCTTCTTCTAGTGCCTGTTGATTGCCTGCTTTTAAGGCAGCGATATTAATAACCATATCAACTTCTTTTGCTCCGTCTTTAATCGCCTGAGTGGTTTCAAAGGCTTTTGTTGCTGTTGACGATGCGCCCAAAGGAAAGCCAATCACCGTGCAAACTTTTACTTCTTCAGACTCTTTTAAAAGCTCAGAAGCGAGCGGTACCCATGTTGGGTTCACACATACAGATGCAAACGTATGAGTTAAAGCTTCTTCGCAAAGTGTACGAATTTGTTCCTCCGTTGTATCAGGTTTTAGTGCTGTATGATCAATCATGTTTGCTAAGTTTAGCTGTGCCATAAAATGACCCCTTTACAATTAATAGTTTGCTGCAGTTTGTTTTACTTGATCATCTTGAAGTACACGAACAAAATCCGCTTTATTAACTGGATAGCCCGGCTCTGTTAGCTTCACCTTCACTATTTGACCAATATATGCTTCATCTAATTGCACACGCACTCGTAGATAGTTATCTGTATACCCAACAAGCATATCCGAGTGCTCTTGGTCCACTTCCTCTGGAATCATTTCAAGCACTTCATTGTGAAACCTTGAAGCATACTCTTTTGCAAGTTGATCCGACAATTCAATTAATTGATGAACACGCGTATTTTTGATTGCTTCATCCACCTGATCATCCATTCTAGCTGCAGGTGTACCTGTTCGTTTTGAATATGGAAAAACATGAAGCTCACTAAACTTATGTTTGGCAATAAAATCATACGTCTCTTGAAACTCTTCTTCTGTTTCACCAGGAAAGCCAACAATAACATCAGATGTTACAGCAAGACCAGGCAACGCTTCTTTTAAACGCTCTAAGCGCTCAGCAAAAAAGCTCATAGTGTACTTACGTCTCATCCGCTTTAGAACCGTATCGGAACCCGATTGTAACGGTATATGCAGGTGACGAACAACTTTCTGCGAATCATTGATTACTGCAATCACTTCATCAGTCAATTGACTTGCCTCAATCGAAGATATACGAATTCGTTTAAGTCCTTTAACCTGTTCTAAATCACGTAATAAACGTGCTAGGCTATAGTCCTTCAAATCTTCCCCATATCCACCTGTATGAATGCCTGTAAGTA of Alkalicoccobacillus plakortidis contains these proteins:
- a CDS encoding PhoH family protein, with the translated sequence MSETKMLHLEPKNTNETQLLFGPNDSHIKKVEEALAVQIVTRGEEVTVTGSEEGIKQTADVFQTLLHLLRKGLSVSERDVVYACGLAKKGQLDELYELYDEKIATSVKGKVIRAKTLGQKHYVTQIRKKDMTFGIGPAGTGKTYLAVVMAVNALKDGAVQRIVLTRPTVEAGESLGFLPGDLKEKVDPYLRPLYDALHDVLGVEQTTRLMERGTIEVAPLAYMRGRTLDDAFVILDEAQNTTREQMKMFITRLGFGSKMVINGDLTQIDLPKGKQSGLETACGILKNVKGIGMIYLQQSDVVRHTLVQQIIQAYDTSGQNS
- the yqfC gene encoding sporulation protein YqfC; protein product: MGKLMGPVRKWMMQHMQLPADVMMDLPRITMIGQLHIYIENHKGVLRFSKTELRLLLKQGQVLIKGDQFVIKTIFPEELLLEGRIDQVIYVNETNKDS
- the floA gene encoding flotillin-like protein FloA (flotillin-like protein involved in membrane lipid rafts) codes for the protein MPFDEGTIFILIAIAVVIILLAVLFTFVPVALWISAIAAGVKISIFELIGMRLRRVVPARVVNPLIKAVKAGIDLDTSRLEGHYLAGGNVDRVVNALIAAQRANIELPFERAAAIDLAGRDVLEAVQMSVNPKVIETPFIAGVAMDGIEIKAKSRITVRANIDRLVGGACEDTVIARVGEGIVSTIGSQHNHKKVLENPDMISQTVLSKGLDSGTAFEILSIDIADIDIGKNIGAELQTDQAEADKNIAQAKAEERRAMAVAQEQEMRARVEEMRAKVVEAEAEVPLALSEALRSGRMGVMDYMNYQNVMADTDMRDSISKSTDDNDTNKDNN
- a CDS encoding NfeD family protein — its product is MLLAIGVALAVSIVAAVTLFRYLGNRGPWKKMVLDAATTTEEGYISNETQSELISMHGRALTILRPGGSAQFGEERLDVVSEGGYIEQGSLLKVVYTSGSRIVVREVKPDQNHKEE
- a CDS encoding GatB/YqeY domain-containing protein, with translation MILLDWLNQDMKLAMKSKNKLELSVIRMVKASIQNEQIKLGHDLSEEDSLTVLNRELKQRKDSLHEFEQAGREDLAIRQREEIAILHKYLPEQLTEEEVRQIVTETIAETGASQKSDMGKVMGAIMPKVKGKADGSVINRLVLESLS
- the rpsU gene encoding 30S ribosomal protein S21, whose amino-acid sequence is MAETRVRKNESIDAALRRFKKSISKEGTMAEVKKRKHYEKPSVKRKKKSEAARKRKF
- a CDS encoding Na/Pi symporter, with protein sequence MFTEISTRFIAYLAIFLFGLIVMRHGLFQLAQAKLQVLLTEITNSAWKGMLAGIFITALLQSSSAVMVMLVGLVAARLIPFTHTIGVILGANIGTTVTAELITFQIGSHALWLLAVGMLLLLFRYAICYSMGCLCVGLACLFLSMSGLSSLAEPVSTFSFTQDLFQWAASHSAYGAILGAILAAIVQSSTACIAIAMGFLADQSMTLPTAIAIMIGSNIGTCLTALLASIGAGPSARQVAYANIWLNALGAILFLPFINGLASISMMLSSDPATQLAHSSVLFNVICSILLLPLVRPFTWFVSALHGNRL
- the deoC gene encoding deoxyribose-phosphate aldolase; protein product: MAQLNLANMIDHTALKPDTTEEQIRTLCEEALTHTFASVCVNPTWVPLASELLKESEEVKVCTVIGFPLGASSTATKAFETTQAIKDGAKEVDMVINIAALKAGNQQALEEDIHAVVQAAEGHALVKVIIESCLLTDEEKKVACEISVKAGADFVKTSTGFSTGGATVADIQLMRETVGPNIGVKASGGVRSLEDAEQMIQAGANRIGASSGVAIMNGQQGGSSY
- the mtaB gene encoding tRNA (N(6)-L-threonylcarbamoyladenosine(37)-C(2))-methylthiotransferase MtaB; this translates as MATVAFHTLGCKVNHYETEAIWQLFKSESYEKVEFEQASDVYVINTCTVTNTGDKKSRQVIRRAIRKNPDAVICVTGCYAQTSPAEIMAIPGVDIVVGTQDRTKMIGYIEEFKKERKPINGVGNIMKSRVYEELDVPAFTDRTRASLKIQEGCNNFCTFCIIPWARGLMRSRQPEDVIKQANQLVEAGYKEIVLTGIHTGGYGEDLKDYSLARLLRDLEQVKGLKRIRISSIEASQLTDEVIAVINDSQKVVRHLHIPLQSGSDTVLKRMRRKYTMSFFAERLERLKEALPGLAVTSDVIVGFPGETEEEFQETYDFIAKHKFSELHVFPYSKRTGTPAARMDDQVDEAIKNTRVHQLIELSDQLAKEYASRFHNEVLEMIPEEVDQEHSDMLVGYTDNYLRVRVQLDEAYIGQIVKVKLTEPGYPVNKADFVRVLQDDQVKQTAANY